The following is a genomic window from Synergistaceae bacterium.
CCGTGGGCAGTTCGATGTTGACGCTAATGCGATCCGCCAGCCGCCCCAGCCGTTCAATCAGCTCCGGAGACGAACCGGGAATCGTCTTGGCGTGAACGTAGCCGTTGAAGCGGTATTCAACGCGCAAAATGTGAATGGCCCGAATCAGGTCCATCATCGTATCGTCGGGGGTCCGGCGAACACCGGAACTCAGAAAGAGCCCCTCGATGCAGTTTCGACGGTAGAACCCGATGGTGAGCTCCGCCACTTCTCTCGGCGTAAAGGTCGCCCTCGGGCGATCGTTGCTGCGCCTGTTGACGCAGTAGGCGCAGTCGTAAATACAGTCGTTGGTGAGCAGCATCTTAAGAAGAGACACGCATCGGCCGTCGTCCGTCCAGGTGTGGCAGATTCCGGCGCTGTACGCGTTTCCAAGCCCTCCCGGAGTGTTGGAGCGCTTCGATCCGCTCGACGAACAGGAAACATCGTACTTCGCCGCATCCGCCAGTATCGTCAGTTTGTCCGTCATGTCCATAGTCTGCCCCCAATAACGACCAAATTCGTTGGAATATTGCTACCATATACGTAGCGATCATTATAGCAGATCTCGCCGGGCCCACCAGAAATGCTCTCGAAACCTCTCGGCGTTTCATGTTCTCATGGTTTACGCGCTGTGTTAAAATAAGCGTGGAAGCGTCGAAAAATTTTCTGAATTGGGGGAGGGGTATAGAATGCCCAAAATTACAAGCCTTGCCGACCTTCGTAAAATAAAGGAAAGCGCCTCGGATCAGACCGCCGCTCGAAGCGAAGGCAGAACCCGCGTTATCGTCGGTTTGGGGACCTGTGGCATTGCCGCCGGTGCGCGCACCGTCATGCAGGCGATCATGGAAGAGCTTCAGAAGAGATCTCTCAACAACGTCTCCGTGGAGACCACGGGCTGTATCGGAATGTGCCAGCAGGAACCTCTCGTGGACGTCATCCGGGAGGGGGCTTCCCGCATCACCTACGGACGTGTGACCCCTGCCGATGCGGCCCGAATCGTGTCCGACCACATCGTCAACGGAACGATCGTAAAGGATCTCGTCATCGGCCGTGCGGACTGATACCAATTTGAAGTAAAAGGCCTAAAAGTTAAACAATAGAAAAAGAAAAGCCCCTCGCCTTGGAGGGGCCTTTTGTTTTTTCTTTTCAGGCGCAGTGGATCTCCTGCCTGGGGGTGGGGTCGTGAATCTGACGCAGGACCTCAATAGCCACTTCCAGCGCGCGTTTACCGTCGCGAATACCCACCAGAGGCTGCCGTTTTTCACGAATGCAGCTGATGAAATGCGCCAGTTCCAGCTTGAGAGGTTCGCTTTTCGGAAAAACGGGACGCTCCAGTATCTCGGTCACGCCCATGCCGTCGCGGACGCAGCGATGCAGCTGCACGTCCTGGGTTTCGTAGTTGACGGTGATGTGACGTTCCCGTTCCATAATATCCAGCTGACGCATTCTCTTTTCCGACACCCGACTGACCAGAATATGCGCCATCGCTCCATTTTCGAAGGTGATCTGAGCGTCGGCGATATCCTCGTGCTCCGTGTAGATACAGCGTCCCGTGGCGGCAATGCGCTGAATTTCCGAGGGGACAAGGGAAAGAATGATGTCGATGTCGTGAATCATCAGATCGAGCACAACACCCACGTCTCCGATGCGGGGAGAGAAGGGGCCGATGCGTTTGGATTCGATATAAAAGGGATCGTGAACGGTTTGAGAGATGTGACGGATCGCGCTGTTGAAACGCTCGATATGTCCCACCTGCAAAACGAGGTTGTTGCGGTCCGCCAGCCTGAGCAGATCTTCCGCCTCACTGGGTCGTGTCGTAACGGGTTTTTCCACCAGAACATGAATGCCCCTCTCCAGGGCCTCCCCTGCCACCGCGTAGTGCTGACTCGTGGGAACCACGATGGACAGGGCGTCGGGATGCTGGGATTCGATGAGCTCTCCCATACTCGTATAACAGGGAACTCCCAGATTTTCCCCTATGGAATGAGCGCGGTTTTCG
Proteins encoded in this region:
- a CDS encoding (2Fe-2S) ferredoxin domain-containing protein — its product is MPKITSLADLRKIKESASDQTAARSEGRTRVIVGLGTCGIAAGARTVMQAIMEELQKRSLNNVSVETTGCIGMCQQEPLVDVIREGASRITYGRVTPADAARIVSDHIVNGTIVKDLVIGRAD
- a CDS encoding Gfo/Idh/MocA family oxidoreductase, producing the protein MDFKRAGVIGVGHLGQHHARVYTELLEARLVGVVDVDENRAHSIGENLGVPCYTSMGELIESQHPDALSIVVPTSQHYAVAGEALERGIHVLVEKPVTTRPSEAEDLLRLADRNNLVLQVGHIERFNSAIRHISQTVHDPFYIESKRIGPFSPRIGDVGVVLDLMIHDIDIILSLVPSEIQRIAATGRCIYTEHEDIADAQITFENGAMAHILVSRVSEKRMRQLDIMERERHITVNYETQDVQLHRCVRDGMGVTEILERPVFPKSEPLKLELAHFISCIREKRQPLVGIRDGKRALEVAIEVLRQIHDPTPRQEIHCA